A genomic region of Xanthomonas fragariae contains the following coding sequences:
- a CDS encoding P-II family nitrogen regulator, whose translation MLRPRHALEPAPMKMIMAIVKPFKLDDVREALSGCGVAGITVTEVKGFGRQKGHTELYRGAEYVVDFLPKVKIEVAVTDDQAERVVEAIIAAAGTGKIGDGKVFMYDLGTVVRIRTGELDSDAL comes from the coding sequence ATGCTGCGCCCCCGTCATGCCCTGGAACCTGCACCGATGAAAATGATCATGGCCATCGTCAAACCGTTCAAGCTCGACGATGTGCGCGAAGCACTCTCTGGCTGCGGCGTGGCGGGCATCACGGTGACCGAGGTCAAGGGCTTCGGTCGTCAGAAGGGCCACACCGAGCTGTATCGCGGCGCCGAATACGTGGTCGACTTCCTGCCCAAGGTGAAGATCGAAGTGGCAGTAACCGACGACCAGGCCGAGCGCGTGGTCGAGGCGATCATTGCGGCGGCAGGTACCGGCAAGATCGGCGATGGCAAGGTGTTTATGTACGACCTGGGTACCGTGGTGCGTATCCGCACCGGCGAGCTGGATAGCGACGCGTTGTAG
- the ubiK gene encoding ubiquinone biosynthesis accessory factor UbiK, producing MIDFNQLDDLARRLSNLVPPGLRQSREELQSTFKGALQAGLGKLDLVTREEFDVQRAVLLRTREKLDALEKAVAALEARAPGTPPAALPTTP from the coding sequence ATGATCGATTTCAATCAGCTCGATGACCTTGCCCGCCGCCTCAGCAATCTGGTGCCGCCGGGCCTGCGTCAATCGCGCGAAGAACTGCAGAGCACCTTCAAGGGCGCGCTGCAGGCCGGCCTGGGCAAGCTGGACCTGGTCACCCGCGAAGAGTTCGACGTGCAGCGCGCGGTACTGCTGCGCACGCGCGAAAAGCTCGACGCATTGGAAAAAGCCGTCGCCGCGCTGGAAGCCCGCGCGCCCGGCACGCCGCCCGCTGCACTACCCACAACTCCCTGA
- a CDS encoding EAL domain-containing protein, translated as MKRQRIISVTVLLVVLCATLPIGLSYYLAWRLALSREESRLSQLATLSIRRTESAFDEAHGALLNLAGSQLPPCSPAHLAQMRALVMTSHYVVELGHFQQRRLRCTSWGQLLDSIPQSMPDFVVKRGIAVTTRLRPLANPQHPLMALQLGNYNVLINPNMLTDINIPPGLQLAIGTPSGQILSSTGTTAEQLLIEPSSDTSADGSTLRQVLSGRDRRGDWAAVVTEPLAYLRGPLAAARLQVVPVGIAVALLLVSLVIWVSRRRLSPLARLEIAVQRGEFIVHYQPIIALDTGTCVGAEALVRWQQPDGVLVPPDAFIPLAEESGLIQPITDLVVAEVIRELGPTLSTDPSLHVAINVSAGDIKSGRVQSVLAQALQGTGVNSGQLWVEATERSLMDIDAARTTITHLRNAGHTVSIDDFGTGYSSLQYLQGLPLDALKIDKSFVDTIGTHSATSAVTSHIIEMAKTLKLRTIAEGVERQEQLDYLRAHGVDLAQGWLFSRALPATGFIAYHAQMRSATH; from the coding sequence GTGAAGCGTCAACGCATCATCAGTGTGACTGTGCTGTTGGTAGTGCTGTGCGCAACTCTCCCGATCGGCCTGTCCTACTACTTGGCGTGGCGGCTGGCGCTATCGCGCGAAGAGAGCAGGCTCAGCCAGCTGGCGACACTATCGATCCGACGTACCGAAAGCGCCTTCGACGAGGCGCATGGCGCGCTGTTGAACTTGGCTGGCTCGCAGCTGCCGCCCTGCTCGCCAGCACATCTGGCGCAGATGCGCGCGCTGGTAATGACCAGCCATTACGTTGTGGAACTGGGGCATTTTCAGCAACGCCGGTTGCGCTGTACTTCGTGGGGGCAGCTGCTCGACAGCATTCCACAGAGCATGCCGGACTTTGTGGTCAAGCGCGGCATCGCGGTGACCACGCGGCTTCGCCCGCTGGCCAATCCGCAGCATCCGCTGATGGCCTTGCAGTTGGGCAACTACAACGTACTGATCAACCCGAACATGCTGACCGACATCAACATCCCACCCGGCCTGCAATTGGCAATCGGCACACCGAGCGGGCAGATCCTCAGCAGCACCGGCACCACCGCCGAACAATTGCTGATCGAGCCCTCGTCTGACACCTCGGCCGATGGCTCCACGCTGCGGCAGGTGTTATCCGGCCGCGACCGGCGTGGCGACTGGGCCGCCGTGGTCACCGAGCCGTTGGCGTATCTGCGTGGGCCGTTGGCGGCTGCGCGGCTGCAGGTGGTGCCGGTCGGCATCGCAGTGGCGCTGCTGCTGGTCAGCCTGGTGATCTGGGTGTCGCGGCGGCGCTTGTCGCCGCTGGCGCGGCTGGAAATCGCCGTGCAGCGTGGCGAGTTCATCGTGCATTACCAACCGATCATCGCGCTCGATACCGGTACCTGCGTCGGTGCCGAAGCGCTGGTACGTTGGCAGCAACCCGATGGCGTGCTGGTGCCGCCGGATGCCTTCATTCCACTGGCCGAAGAAAGCGGTTTGATCCAGCCGATCACCGACTTGGTGGTCGCCGAAGTCATCCGCGAACTCGGCCCGACCTTGTCAACGGATCCGTCGTTGCACGTAGCAATCAACGTGTCGGCCGGAGACATCAAGAGCGGTCGCGTGCAGAGCGTGCTTGCGCAGGCACTGCAGGGCACCGGGGTGAACAGCGGGCAGTTGTGGGTGGAAGCGACCGAGCGCAGCCTGATGGACATCGATGCCGCGCGCACCACCATCACCCATCTGCGTAACGCCGGCCACACGGTATCGATCGACGACTTCGGCACCGGCTATTCGAGCTTGCAATATCTGCAAGGCTTGCCGCTGGATGCATTGAAGATCGACAAGTCGTTCGTGGACACCATCGGCACTCACTCGGCCACCAGTGCGGTGACCTCGCACATCATCGAAATGGCCAAAACACTGAAGCTGCGCACCATTGCCGAAGGTGTCGAGCGGCAGGAGCAACTCGACTATCTGCGCGCGCACGGCGTAGACCTGGCGCAGGGCTGGCTGTTCTCACGCGCGTTGCCGGCAACCGGCTTTATCGCCTATCACGCGCAGATGCGCAGCGCGACACACTAA
- a CDS encoding beta-N-acetylhexosaminidase family protein: MKQRDRKSGLRLLWVLVALGLSVPGLAQPVTQPAIFPTPVSIALEGGTVTLGRSAVLVVAPGTDPESVVLVRRILSSAGVAKIATAARLPATLDRLYIVIGTGGAAAVRDALTRSKAVQDTHKEGYTLASVALGSGSLITLAGHDDDGLFHAAQTLRQLVERPAIPALVIQDYPAMPIRGTIEGFYGAPWSMTDRANHLEFLARTKANTFIYSPKDDPYARDRWREPYPAATLKALGKLAATAKRNHVDFVYAISPGPTACFSNPADAKALLRKFDAFRALGVRSFYVALDDIEYTKWNCERDKTAFGDSGAQAAGIAQSHLLNLVQANLVARHDAASELIMVPTEYYDAKESPYKEALRKHLDPKVVVQWTGTDVVPPAISLPDARAATKAFGRKTLLWDNYPVNDFQTSAGRLLMAPYARREAGLSAELSGIVSNPMNQEVPSRVAVMGLTAFAWNDKGYDAERTWHAAARDLAGGDARVTAALLTFFDTQHLAPTFGSQPWQEQAPRLKGVLDRVREAFALGDEAARSQAIAELARTADEVAAAPEIIRAGMADPGFAEQSRPWLDAMQRWGRALQQTAAGLDAANRGDAEAPRLFADAAGIAAAAAAIPSIPGATRFGGPVKIADGVLDRFVADAPTLIAYPVPRASDPAAAAAR, encoded by the coding sequence ATGAAGCAACGCGATAGGAAGTCGGGCTTGCGCCTGCTCTGGGTTCTGGTGGCGTTGGGTTTGAGCGTACCGGGCTTGGCGCAACCGGTCACGCAGCCGGCGATCTTTCCGACCCCGGTGTCGATCGCGCTGGAGGGCGGCACGGTCACGCTCGGTCGGTCGGCGGTGCTGGTCGTGGCGCCGGGCACGGACCCGGAGTCGGTTGTCCTGGTCCGCCGCATTCTCAGCTCGGCTGGCGTTGCCAAGATCGCAACCGCCGCGCGCTTGCCTGCCACACTCGACCGCTTGTACATCGTCATCGGCACCGGCGGTGCGGCGGCGGTGCGCGATGCGCTGACCCGCAGCAAGGCGGTGCAGGACACGCACAAGGAGGGCTACACGCTCGCTAGCGTGGCGCTGGGTAGCGGCAGCCTGATCACGCTGGCCGGCCACGACGACGACGGGCTGTTCCATGCGGCGCAGACGCTGCGTCAGCTGGTTGAACGTCCGGCCATCCCAGCGCTGGTGATCCAGGATTACCCGGCGATGCCGATCCGCGGCACGATCGAAGGCTTCTACGGCGCGCCCTGGTCGATGACCGATCGCGCCAACCATCTAGAATTTCTCGCCCGGACCAAGGCCAACACGTTCATCTACAGCCCGAAGGACGACCCGTACGCGCGCGACCGCTGGCGCGAGCCATACCCGGCCGCGACCTTGAAGGCGCTGGGCAAGTTGGCGGCCACCGCCAAGCGCAACCACGTCGATTTCGTCTATGCGATCTCGCCAGGACCGACTGCGTGCTTCTCCAATCCGGCCGATGCCAAAGCGTTGCTGCGCAAGTTCGATGCATTCCGCGCCTTGGGCGTGCGCAGCTTCTATGTGGCGCTGGACGATATCGAATACACCAAGTGGAATTGCGAGCGCGACAAGACCGCCTTCGGCGACTCCGGTGCTCAGGCGGCTGGCATCGCACAGTCGCATCTGCTCAATCTGGTGCAAGCGAATCTGGTTGCCCGCCACGATGCGGCATCCGAACTGATCATGGTGCCGACCGAGTATTACGACGCCAAGGAAAGCCCGTACAAGGAAGCGCTGCGCAAGCATCTGGACCCGAAGGTCGTCGTGCAGTGGACCGGCACCGACGTGGTGCCACCGGCCATTTCCCTGCCCGATGCACGCGCAGCGACCAAGGCGTTCGGACGCAAGACGCTGCTGTGGGACAACTATCCGGTCAACGATTTCCAAACCTCCGCCGGTCGTTTGCTGATGGCGCCGTACGCGCGGCGCGAAGCGGGCTTGTCGGCCGAGTTGTCGGGCATCGTCTCCAACCCGATGAATCAGGAAGTGCCCAGCCGCGTCGCAGTGATGGGGCTGACCGCGTTCGCGTGGAACGACAAGGGCTACGACGCCGAGCGCACCTGGCATGCGGCCGCGCGCGATCTTGCCGGTGGCGACGCGCGGGTGACCGCCGCGCTGCTCACTTTCTTCGATACCCAGCATCTGGCGCCCACCTTTGGTAGCCAGCCGTGGCAAGAACAGGCGCCGCGGTTGAAGGGGGTGCTGGACCGCGTTCGCGAGGCGTTTGCGTTGGGCGATGAGGCGGCGCGTAGCCAGGCGATCGCCGAGCTGGCGCGCACTGCGGACGAGGTTGCGGCCGCGCCGGAGATCATCCGCGCGGGCATGGCCGATCCAGGGTTCGCCGAGCAGTCGCGCCCCTGGCTGGACGCGATGCAGCGTTGGGGCCGTGCGTTACAGCAGACCGCCGCGGGGTTGGATGCCGCCAATCGCGGCGACGCCGAGGCGCCGCGCTTGTTTGCCGATGCAGCCGGAATCGCCGCCGCCGCCGCCGCGATTCCGTCGATTCCCGGCGCCACGCGTTTCGGCGGGCCGGTCAAAATTGCCGATGGGGTACTCGATCGTTTCGTAGCGGACGCACCGACGCTGATCGCGTACCCGGTGCCGAGGGCGTCAGATCCTGCGGCTGCGGCTGCGCGTTGA
- a CDS encoding fatty acid desaturase family protein: protein MSRVHNRALSAAELQSFGDELDAIRARVQSQVGADDARYIRRIVAAVRWTGVAGRALLFLGAFVHSVLIPAWIAGVVLLTLSKILENMELGHNVMHGQYDWMGDPQLNGNTYEWDIVATGDNWRKTHNFKHHTYTNVRGMDDDIGYGLLRIFPEQRWRPFYLMQPFVAVVFALLFEWGVAIQDLRLGRWFAGKMKSGELRALFLPVGRKMGRQMLKDYIVFPLLAGPFFLTVLLGNLAANVLRSIWTFVIIFCGHFTADAEVFPKESIRNESRGHWYLRQLRGSSNLTGGKLMNVLSGNLSHQIEHHFFPDLPANRYAQIAVEVKQICARYGQHYNTGSLPRQFGQVMWRIVRHAFPSLPKPVRHQRESALQSA from the coding sequence ATGAGCCGAGTCCACAACCGTGCCCTGTCCGCTGCTGAACTGCAGTCTTTCGGCGACGAACTCGATGCCATCCGTGCCCGCGTGCAAAGTCAGGTGGGCGCCGACGATGCGCGTTACATCCGCCGCATTGTGGCGGCCGTGCGCTGGACCGGTGTGGCCGGCCGCGCGCTGCTGTTTCTCGGTGCGTTCGTGCACAGCGTGTTGATCCCCGCGTGGATCGCCGGCGTGGTGCTGCTGACGCTGTCCAAGATTCTGGAGAACATGGAACTGGGCCATAACGTGATGCACGGCCAGTACGACTGGATGGGCGACCCGCAACTCAACGGCAATACCTACGAATGGGACATCGTTGCCACCGGCGACAATTGGCGCAAGACGCACAACTTCAAGCACCACACCTACACGAATGTGCGCGGCATGGACGACGACATCGGCTACGGCCTGCTGCGTATCTTCCCCGAGCAGCGCTGGCGCCCGTTCTACCTGATGCAGCCGTTCGTGGCGGTGGTGTTCGCGCTGCTGTTCGAATGGGGCGTGGCCATCCAGGACCTGCGTCTGGGCCGCTGGTTTGCCGGCAAGATGAAATCGGGCGAGCTGCGCGCTTTATTCCTTCCGGTCGGCCGCAAGATGGGCCGCCAGATGCTCAAGGACTACATCGTGTTCCCGCTGCTGGCCGGTCCGTTCTTCCTGACCGTGCTGTTGGGTAACCTGGCTGCTAACGTGCTGCGCAGCATATGGACCTTCGTGATCATCTTCTGCGGCCATTTCACCGCCGATGCGGAAGTGTTCCCGAAGGAATCGATCCGCAACGAGTCGCGCGGCCATTGGTATCTGCGTCAGCTGCGCGGTTCGTCGAATCTGACCGGCGGCAAGCTGATGAATGTGCTGTCGGGCAATCTGAGCCACCAGATCGAGCACCACTTCTTCCCAGACCTGCCGGCCAATCGCTATGCGCAGATCGCGGTCGAAGTGAAGCAGATCTGTGCGCGCTACGGTCAGCACTACAACACAGGCTCGCTGCCGCGTCAGTTCGGTCAGGTGATGTGGCGGATCGTGCGGCATGCCTTCCCAAGCCTTCCCAAGCCGGTGCGCCACCAACGCGAAAGCGCTTTGCAAAGCGCTTGA
- a CDS encoding IS5 family transposase yields the protein MKPRKPYSTDISDEEWAFAAPYLTLMDVQAPQRKYELRAMFNALRWIARAGAPWRLLPNDFPPWEAVYQQTQRWLQAGCFEAMVSDLRSLLRVAQGKKGQPSAVIFDARTLQSTCESGPRAGYDGYKRKKGSKVHMAVDTLGHLLAVQVTPANEQERAQVRSLAQEVQHVTGETVKIAFVDQGYTGQEPAQAATEEGIELHVIKLQEAKKGFVLLPRRWVVERSFGWANRFRRLARDYERLPETLAGLHFVVFTILMLGNAATLFQSS from the coding sequence ATGAAGCCTCGTAAGCCTTATTCCACCGATATTTCCGACGAAGAATGGGCCTTTGCGGCTCCCTATTTGACGCTGATGGACGTGCAGGCACCGCAGCGCAAGTATGAGCTACGCGCGATGTTCAACGCACTGCGGTGGATCGCGCGCGCCGGCGCACCATGGCGATTGCTTCCCAACGATTTTCCGCCCTGGGAAGCGGTGTATCAGCAAACACAGCGCTGGCTGCAAGCGGGCTGCTTTGAGGCCATGGTCAGTGATCTGCGCTCACTCTTGCGTGTGGCGCAAGGGAAAAAAGGCCAGCCGAGCGCGGTCATTTTCGATGCTCGCACGCTGCAGTCCACCTGCGAAAGCGGGCCGCGTGCTGGATACGATGGCTATAAACGCAAGAAAGGCAGCAAGGTACACATGGCCGTCGATACGCTTGGACATCTGCTCGCTGTCCAGGTGACGCCGGCTAATGAGCAGGAGCGCGCGCAAGTCCGATCGTTGGCACAAGAGGTACAACACGTGACCGGTGAAACGGTCAAGATCGCCTTTGTTGATCAGGGCTACACCGGTCAAGAACCGGCGCAGGCGGCCACGGAAGAAGGCATTGAGTTGCACGTGATCAAGCTGCAAGAAGCGAAAAAAGGCTTTGTCTTGCTGCCGCGCCGTTGGGTTGTCGAGCGCAGCTTCGGATGGGCCAATCGTTTCAGACGGCTGGCACGCGACTACGAGCGATTGCCGGAAACCTTGGCCGGTTTGCACTTCGTCGTCTTCACGATCCTGATGCTTGGAAATGCAGCCACCCTCTTTCAAAGTTCATAA
- a CDS encoding lipocalin family protein, with the protein MSRLPELSTVPSLDLNRYLGTWYEIARLPIRFENADCTDVSAHYSLDGDGSVRVQNRCLTAEGELEEATGQARAIDDTHARLEVTFLPEGLRWIPFTKGDYWVMRIDADYTAALVGSPDRTHLWLLARLPQLDENIAQSYLAHAREQGFDLAPLIHTPHTGRLTEQPLS; encoded by the coding sequence ATGAGCAGACTTCCCGAGCTGTCTACCGTCCCATCGCTGGATCTGAACCGCTATCTCGGCACTTGGTACGAAATCGCCCGGCTGCCGATTCGCTTCGAGAACGCAGACTGCACCGATGTGTCGGCGCACTACTCGCTGGACGGGGACGGCAGCGTACGCGTGCAAAACCGCTGCCTGACTGCGGAGGGCGAATTGGAAGAAGCGACTGGGCAGGCGCGTGCCATCGACGACACGCATGCTCGGCTGGAAGTCACCTTCCTGCCCGAGGGCCTGCGCTGGATCCCCTTCACCAAGGGCGACTACTGGGTGATGCGAATCGATGCGGACTACACCGCTGCACTGGTCGGCAGCCCCGATCGCACACACCTATGGCTACTTGCACGCCTGCCGCAGTTGGACGAAAACATCGCGCAATCTTATCTGGCGCATGCGCGCGAACAGGGTTTCGACCTGGCGCCGCTGATCCATACCCCACACACAGGGCGGCTGACCGAGCAACCGCTTTCGTAA
- a CDS encoding YifB family Mg chelatase-like AAA ATPase, with protein MSLALVHSRARVGVHAPEVRVEVHLSGGLPSTQIVGLPEAAVRESRERVRAALLCAQFEFPARRITINLAPADLPKEGGRFDLPIALGILAASGQIDRQALADYEFLGELALTGELRGVDGVLPAALAAAQAGRRLIVPLANGAEAAIAGHVEAFTARTLLEVCAALNGTQQAPAAEVAILAPGARALPDMADVRGQPHARRALEIAAAGGHHLLLVGSPGCGKTLLASRLPGLLPEASEAEALETAAITSISGRGLDLARWRQRPYRAPHHTASAAALVGGGTHPRPGEISLAHNGVLFLDELPEWQRQTLEVLREPLESGLVTISRAARSVDFPARFQLVAAMNPCPCGWAGDGSGRCRCSSDSIRRYRSRISGPLLDRIDLHVEVPRLPPQALRSGNVGEDSASVRARVVAARERQLARATVPNAQLDQADTDRHCRLQGDDQLLLERAIEHLQLSARSMHRILRVARTIADLDDSAGIATRHLTEAIGYRKLDRTLSAASAA; from the coding sequence ATGAGTCTGGCGCTGGTGCACAGCCGTGCCCGCGTGGGGGTGCATGCGCCTGAAGTTCGGGTGGAAGTGCATCTCTCCGGCGGCCTCCCTTCCACCCAGATCGTGGGTCTGCCCGAGGCCGCGGTGCGTGAGTCGCGCGAACGCGTACGTGCGGCATTGCTGTGCGCACAGTTCGAATTCCCGGCCCGGCGCATCACCATCAACCTGGCGCCAGCCGATTTGCCGAAGGAAGGCGGCCGCTTCGACTTGCCGATCGCGCTCGGCATCCTGGCCGCCAGCGGGCAGATCGACCGGCAAGCGTTGGCCGACTACGAATTTCTAGGCGAGCTTGCACTCACCGGCGAGTTACGCGGCGTCGATGGGGTGCTGCCTGCCGCTTTGGCAGCCGCGCAGGCCGGGCGAAGGTTGATCGTGCCGCTGGCCAATGGCGCCGAAGCCGCGATCGCCGGGCATGTGGAAGCCTTCACCGCGCGCACCTTGCTGGAAGTCTGCGCCGCACTCAACGGCACTCAGCAAGCGCCAGCGGCAGAGGTGGCGATCCTGGCGCCAGGCGCACGTGCCCTACCGGATATGGCCGATGTGCGCGGCCAACCGCATGCGCGTCGCGCGTTGGAGATTGCCGCAGCAGGAGGTCACCACCTGCTGCTGGTCGGCAGCCCCGGGTGCGGCAAGACCTTGCTCGCCTCACGCCTGCCTGGGCTGCTGCCGGAAGCCAGCGAAGCCGAAGCGCTGGAGACTGCCGCCATCACCTCGATCAGCGGCCGCGGGCTGGATCTCGCCCGCTGGCGACAGCGGCCCTATCGCGCGCCCCATCACACCGCCAGTGCGGCCGCTTTGGTCGGTGGTGGCACCCATCCGCGTCCCGGCGAGATCTCCCTGGCCCACAACGGCGTGCTGTTTTTGGATGAGCTGCCCGAGTGGCAACGGCAGACCTTGGAAGTGCTGCGCGAGCCGCTGGAGTCGGGCCTAGTCACCATCTCGCGCGCTGCGCGCAGTGTGGATTTCCCGGCTCGTTTCCAACTAGTTGCTGCGATGAACCCCTGCCCATGTGGCTGGGCCGGTGATGGCAGCGGGCGTTGCCGCTGCAGCAGCGACAGTATTCGTCGCTATCGCAGCCGTATCTCTGGTCCATTGCTGGACCGTATCGATCTGCATGTCGAAGTGCCGCGACTGCCGCCGCAAGCATTGCGCAGCGGCAACGTCGGCGAGGACAGCGCCAGCGTGCGTGCACGCGTGGTCGCAGCCCGTGAACGACAGCTTGCGCGCGCCACCGTGCCCAATGCGCAACTCGACCAGGCAGACACCGATCGCCACTGCCGCCTGCAGGGCGACGATCAGCTGCTGCTGGAGCGCGCGATCGAGCATCTGCAGCTGTCCGCACGCTCGATGCACCGCATCCTGCGCGTGGCACGCACCATCGCCGATCTCGACGACAGCGCGGGGATCGCCACGCGCCATCTGACCGAAGCGATCGGCTACCGCAAACTGGATCGCACGTTGAGCGCAGCGAGCGCGGCGTAA
- the fabR gene encoding HTH-type transcriptional repressor FabR gives MTPIALPTHDAPPLRKPAISREDLIAAALSLIGPHRSLSTLSLREVAREAGIAPNSFYRQFRDMDELAVALIDLAGRSLRTIIGQARQRATSTDRSVIRVSVEAFMEQLRADDKLLHVLLREGAVGSDAFKQAVEHELSYFEDELRVDLIRLAAADNAKLHAPALVSKAITRLVFAMGAVAMDSPPEKDPELVEQISQMLRMILTGARTLGTHSG, from the coding sequence ATGACCCCCATCGCCCTGCCTACCCACGACGCGCCGCCGTTACGCAAGCCGGCGATTTCCCGCGAGGATCTGATCGCCGCGGCGCTGTCGTTGATCGGGCCGCACCGCAGCCTGTCCACGCTGAGCCTGCGCGAAGTGGCGCGTGAAGCCGGCATCGCGCCAAACAGCTTCTATCGCCAGTTCCGCGATATGGACGAGCTTGCTGTGGCCCTGATCGATCTGGCCGGGCGTTCGCTGCGCACCATCATCGGCCAAGCCCGCCAACGCGCCACCTCCACCGACCGCAGCGTCATCCGCGTCTCGGTCGAGGCGTTCATGGAGCAACTGCGCGCCGACGACAAGTTGCTGCACGTGCTGCTGCGCGAGGGCGCGGTGGGATCGGATGCGTTCAAGCAGGCGGTAGAGCACGAGCTCAGTTATTTCGAAGACGAGCTGCGCGTGGACCTGATCCGCCTGGCCGCCGCCGACAACGCCAAGTTGCACGCACCGGCGCTGGTGTCCAAGGCGATCACCCGGCTGGTGTTTGCGATGGGCGCGGTCGCAATGGACTCGCCTCCGGAGAAAGATCCCGAACTGGTCGAGCAGATCTCGCAGATGCTGCGCATGATTTTGACCGGCGCGCGCACATTGGGCACGCACAGCGGTTGA
- a CDS encoding PH domain-containing protein — MDVFAQFLTDEQDSAAVGKILPKVTELLTRDEQVEYIAVQKKMVMNLSPDAVVLTNRRFIVVHPKPFGMTFWDFPWRDVLNVHMSEQMLGATIMCRTTQGSYASIDSLPKKQARRVYAYAQQVEESAYEKRQQLEIDKLRASAGGVVVHAPTPPGAAPSAPPAMDDPMHVLSKLKQLLDAGLVTQEKFDAKKAEVLARL; from the coding sequence ATGGATGTCTTTGCACAATTCCTGACCGACGAGCAGGATTCAGCGGCAGTGGGCAAAATCCTGCCAAAGGTGACCGAGTTACTGACGCGCGATGAGCAGGTCGAATATATCGCCGTGCAAAAGAAGATGGTGATGAATCTCTCGCCGGATGCAGTGGTGCTGACCAACCGCAGGTTCATCGTGGTGCACCCCAAGCCGTTCGGCATGACGTTTTGGGATTTCCCCTGGCGCGACGTGCTCAATGTGCACATGAGCGAACAGATGCTGGGGGCGACGATCATGTGCCGCACCACGCAGGGCAGCTACGCGTCCATCGACAGCCTTCCGAAGAAGCAGGCGCGGCGGGTATATGCGTATGCGCAGCAAGTGGAAGAATCTGCATACGAAAAGCGCCAGCAGCTGGAAATCGACAAGTTGCGCGCGTCAGCCGGCGGCGTGGTGGTGCACGCACCCACGCCGCCTGGCGCCGCGCCTTCGGCTCCGCCCGCCATGGACGATCCGATGCATGTGCTGAGCAAACTCAAGCAACTGCTCGATGCGGGACTGGTCACTCAAGAAAAGTTCGACGCCAAAAAAGCCGAGGTGCTGGCGCGCCTGTAA
- a CDS encoding ferredoxin reductase — MSLASTPKFKSPLPARLARRLVSPQLFDFWASRINPLWTLERPMARLVDRSAASRDAVTLVFQPNAHWQGLRAGQHVSLGVEIDGRRLLRSYSPTVLADGRLAITVKAIEGGLVSRYLADDAALGTVVSLDSAFGDMLLPTIPTSLLLLAAGSGITPMRALLQAAAQAGMPMDVDLLYWVRQRDEACFVEEFDAMAAAHPRLRVRLLTTREGDTPAARVNTYPLEQIADLSNRHVMVCGPGGFVQAARERLQCRVAAFQAEAFSVPALDNSEEGDVQVQLSRSGRTFTLPRGKSLLEGLEAQGLRPKHGCRMGICNSCACARQSGTTRHLLTGERSNEPTAQVRLCISAPSTDLILDL, encoded by the coding sequence ATGAGTCTGGCATCCACTCCCAAGTTTAAGTCCCCGTTGCCCGCACGCCTGGCGCGTCGGTTGGTGTCGCCGCAATTGTTCGATTTCTGGGCAAGCCGGATCAACCCGTTGTGGACGCTGGAGCGGCCGATGGCCCGCCTGGTCGACCGTAGCGCGGCCAGCCGCGACGCGGTCACCTTGGTATTTCAGCCCAACGCGCATTGGCAGGGCCTGCGCGCCGGGCAGCACGTGAGCCTGGGCGTGGAGATTGACGGCCGCCGCCTGCTGCGCAGCTACAGCCCGACCGTGCTGGCCGATGGTCGCCTGGCGATCACGGTCAAGGCGATCGAGGGTGGGCTGGTGAGCCGCTACCTGGCGGACGATGCAGCGTTGGGCACGGTGGTGTCGCTTGACTCGGCATTCGGCGACATGCTGCTGCCGACCATTCCAACATCGCTATTGCTGCTGGCGGCCGGCTCGGGCATCACGCCGATGCGCGCCTTGTTGCAAGCCGCGGCGCAGGCCGGCATGCCGATGGATGTGGACCTGCTGTATTGGGTGCGCCAGCGCGACGAAGCCTGTTTTGTCGAAGAATTCGACGCGATGGCCGCTGCGCATCCGCGCTTGCGTGTGCGTCTGCTCACCACCCGCGAAGGCGATACGCCGGCCGCGCGCGTGAACACCTATCCGTTAGAGCAGATCGCCGATCTATCCAATCGCCACGTCATGGTTTGCGGCCCCGGCGGTTTCGTGCAGGCAGCGCGCGAGCGCTTGCAGTGCCGCGTGGCCGCGTTCCAGGCCGAAGCGTTCAGCGTACCGGCGCTTGACAATAGCGAGGAGGGTGACGTGCAGGTCCAGCTGTCACGCAGCGGCCGCACGTTCACGCTGCCGCGCGGCAAGTCGCTGCTGGAAGGGCTGGAAGCGCAGGGCCTGCGCCCCAAACATGGCTGCCGCATGGGCATTTGTAATAGCTGCGCCTGTGCGCGCCAGTCCGGCACCACGCGCCACCTGTTGACCGGTGAGCGCAGCAACGAACCCACCGCACAGGTCCGCCTGTGCATCAGTGCCCCGAGCACTGACCTGATCCTGGATCTGTAA